The stretch of DNA AGCGCTCAGGCCGAGCCTCCGCGGCGACGACCGCACGGTTGGCCGGAGGGGTTCCCCCGGGCAGCCAGAGCAGCACCTGCGTGTCGCCGACGTCCGTGTTCTGCGTCCAGGCCGTGCGCTGGCCATCCGTCAGAACGATGATCTGGCGCGAATCCAGACCTGCCGAACGCACCGCGCCTCCAGCGCGCGAGAGCGCGAGCGGCAGATTCCCCGCTCCCGCCAAGGGTTCGACGCGGTCGAGCTCCTCGCTCAGCGTCGCCTTGCCACCGCCGCGTACTCGGCCGTCCGCCGTAATCAGCCATAACCGATCGGTTGTGTTCGCGGAGCCAAGAATATCGTGCGCGGCAGCTCGAAATTGCTCGAGCAGTGGACGGCCATTGACGACCAGCGTCGTGCTGAGCGAGTTGTCGAGCACGATGGCGAGCGCCGTTGGGGCATGGCCCGCGCCCGCGAGTCGCGTGACGGGACGCGCCGCCGCCGTGGCGATCAACAGCACGATCGCAACGCGCAGCAGCATGAGCAGGATGTTGCGCAGCTTGAGCGAACGGCTGTGCTCCTGCTCCGCACGGGCGAGATATCGGGCGGCGGGAAAGTCGATGCGCGTGCCGATACGCCGTCGCAGCAGGTGGATCAGCAGCGGGATGAGCGCGGCAGCGCCGAGGAGGAGATAGAGCGGAGCGATCAGACCCACGAGCAGCTTATATGAAGTCCCGCTCCTCGCGTCGTCATGGCAATGCCTGACGAGCGGCGAACGCGCGACGCAGCGGCACACCGAACGGAGCGTCCGTAAAGATCAGCTCATACGTCGCGCCGATCGAAGTGAACATCGTGCGCCACTCGTCGATTACTTCGCCCACGGTCTGCCGATACGCGGCGCGAACGTCGGCCACGCTTGCCGCGATCTCGAGCGCGCTCTCCGGATCGACGAAGACCGCTTCGCCGCTCGAGGGCAGCTCACGCTCCGCCGGATCCATGAGGTGCAGGACCGTGACGTCGTGGCCAACGGCGCGAAGACCACGGACCGCTCGCTCGACTTCGGGAATGTCCATGAGTAAATCTGAAACAAGTACGATCATTCCTCGCCGGCTGATGAGACGGGCAGCCTGCTCGAGTGCGGCGGGAGCAGACGATGCGCGGCCCGCGCCGGATTCCTCGAGCGCAGCCACCACGCGGCGCCACTGCCCATTTCGCGCGCGCGGCGGTACGGCGCTCCGAATCTCCGAGTCGAATCGGACGAGACCGACGGCGTCGCGCTGTCTCAGCAGTAAGAGCGCCAGTGCGGCAGTCAGGCGTTCGCCGTACGCCAGCTTCGTGAGTCGCGGTCCATTTGGCTGCTCCGTACCGGCGAGGGCGTAGAGCTGCTGACCGCTCCACACCATCGATTTGCTGACGTCGAGCACGATGCTCGCCCGGAGGTTCGTCTCTTCTTCGTATTGCTTCACCACCCAGCGGTCGGCGC from Gemmatimonadaceae bacterium encodes:
- a CDS encoding DUF58 domain-containing protein — protein: MDAASNAQAPRADLFDPASLAALGRIEIVARWIVDGFMSGLHRSPRKGFSVEFAEYRPYQPGDDPRYIDWKIAARADRWVVKQYEEETNLRASIVLDVSKSMVWSGQQLYALAGTEQPNGPRLTKLAYGERLTAALALLLLRQRDAVGLVRFDSEIRSAVPPRARNGQWRRVVAALEESGAGRASSAPAALEQAARLISRRGMIVLVSDLLMDIPEVERAVRGLRAVGHDVTVLHLMDPAERELPSSGEAVFVDPESALEIAASVADVRAAYRQTVGEVIDEWRTMFTSIGATYELIFTDAPFGVPLRRAFAARQALP